The following proteins are co-located in the Apium graveolens cultivar Ventura chromosome 5, ASM990537v1, whole genome shotgun sequence genome:
- the LOC141661687 gene encoding protein PHOX1-like: protein MENSNGKQKIDDDSEENVDDNEDSDCDSISFDEPGVLQKVNTFKGEGNIFFQKRDHENALLKYEEAINWLPKDHNDVPYIRSNMAACYMQMGLVEYPKAINECNLALEVAPTYTKALLKRARCLVALNRLDSAKRDVDTILSAEPNNMSALEIMDDLKNAERKSSFVEENDIALPPFDYVEPALIRILKERVKNRRYGQLENKVENNVEPKVEGKKEYNGEEKKEDSLKNQDDAVKKRENGEEKTTEDKVMVKDKISVSDEVATKTVKLVLGDDIRFAQLPAKCSIRLVRNIVQDRFPNLIGALIKYRDPEGDLITITTTDELRLAEKSGGPLGSVRLYIVEVSSDREPLYDGKVLNNNAAKGADASDVCNVKATENGPCCVEDWIVQFARLFKNHVGFDSDSYLDLHELGVKLYTEAMEETVTSEAAQQIFEIALEKFQEMTALALFNWGNVHLNRARKLVAFEEDSRSEKVLALVKSGYEYADKEYTLAGIRYADSLRYKPDFYEGHFALGQQLFEQAKLCWYYAIGNKIDLDTWPSTKVLDLYNKAEENMDFGMQLWEELEEELLSEGLQNPEKRKADLKKMGLERLYKEISPDEAEERAGSMGSQIYLLWGTILYERSIVEYKLDLPTWEECLEVAVEKFELSGASSADIAVMTKNHVSNEESLDGFGFKIDEIIQAWNDMYDAKRWESTVSAFRLEPLFRRRVPKLHSVIEHVSLYCS, encoded by the exons ATGGAAAATTCAAATGGGAAGCAAAAAATTGATGATGACTCTGAAGAAAACGTGGATGACAATGAAGATTCAGATTGTGATTCAATCTCTTTTGATGAACCTGGTGTTTTGCAGAAGGTTAATACTTTCAAGGGAGAGGGCAACATATTTTTTCAGAAACGTGATCACGAAAATGCATTATTGAAGTATGAAGAGGCTATCAATTGGCTTCCCAAGGATCATAATGATGTTCCATACATACGGAGTAATATGGCTGCTTGTTATATGCAAATGGGACTTGTTGAGTATCCGAAAGCAATTAACGAATGTAATTTGGCCTTGGAGGTTGCTCCTACGTATACCAAAGCTTTGTTGAAGAGAGCTAGATGTTTAGTGGCTTTGAATAGGCTTGATTCGGCTAAAAGAGATGTTGACACTATCTTGAGTGCCGAGCCAAATAATATGTCAGCATTGGAGATCATGGATGATTTGAAAAATGCAGAGCGAAAAAGTTCATTTGTAGAAGAAAACGACATTGCATTACCACCTTTTGACTATGTTGAGCCTGCTTTGATCAGAATTTTGAAAGAGAGGGTTAAAAATAGGAGGTATGGTCAACTTGAGAATAAGGTAGAAAATAATGTAGAACCAAAAGTAGAGggaaaaaaggaatataatggtGAGGAAAAGAAAGAGGATAGCTTGAAAAATCAAGATGATGCTGTGAAAAAACGAGAGAATGGCGAGGAAAAAACCACAGAGGATAAAGTGATGGTGAAGGATAAGATAAGTGTCAGTGACGAAGTGGCAACTAAGACAGTGAAATTGGTACTTGGAGATGATATAAGGTTTGCACAGCTACCGGCCAAATGCAGCATTCGATTGGTAAGAAATATAGTTCAGGATCGATTTCCTAATTTGATAGGCGCGCTTATCAAATATAGGGATCCTGAGGGGGACTTGATCACTATCACCACAACAGATGAGCTAAGATTAGCTGAGAAATCTGGAGGTCCTCTAGGTTCTGTGAGGCTATACATTGTAGAAGTAAGTTCAGACAGAGAACCACTTTATGACGGAAAGGTGCTAAATAATAACGCAGCAAAAGGTGCAGATGCTAGTGATGTTTGTAATGTTAAAGCAACAGAAAATGGGCCGTGCTGTGTTGAGGACTGGATAGTTCAGTTTGCACGGCTTTTCAAGAACCATGTTGGCTTCGATTCTGATTCATATTTAGATCTTCATGAGCTAGGAGTAAAATTATACACTGAAGCAATGGAGGAGACTGTCACAAGTGAAGCAGCGCAACAGATTTTTGAGATTGCTTTAGAAAAGTTTCAAGAAATGACTGCTTTGGCTTTGTTCAATTGGGGAAATGTTCATTTGAACAGGGCAAGGAAGCTCGTAGCTTTCGAAGAAGATAGTCGTAGCGAAAAAGTATTAGCGCTGGTGAAAAGTGGGTATGAGTATGCAGACAAAGAATATACATTGGCGGGGATTAGATATGCAGATTCTCTAAGATATAAGCCAGATTTCTATGAAGGCCATTTTGCTCTTGGACAACAACTATTTGAACAAGCAAAGCTTTGTTGGTATTATGCAATAGGAAACAAAATTGATCTGGATACATGGCCTTCGACGAAGGTGCTGGACCTATACAATAAGGCTGAAGAAAACATGGATTTTGGTATGCAGTTGTGGGAAGAACTGGAGGAGGAGCTACTTAGCGAAGGACTACAGAATCCGGAAAAACGTAAAGCTGATTTAAAGAAAATGGGATTAGAAAGACTATATAAAGAGATATCTCCTGATGAAGCCGAAGAGCGAGCTGGAAGTATGGGTTCTCAAATATATCTTTTATGGGGTACTATACTCTATGAGCGCTCTATTGTGGAATATAAGTTGGATTTGCCAACATGGGAAGAATGTCTGGAGGTTGCAGTTGAAAAATTCGAACTTTCTGGAGCATCTTCGGCAGACATAGCTGTGATGACGAAGAATCATGTTTCCAATGAAGAATCCTTGGATG GTTTTGGATTCAAAATAGATGAGATCATACAGGCATGGAATGATATGTATGATGCAAAAAGATGGGAATCCACTGTATCAGCCTTCCGTCTGGAACCACTGTTTCGTCGAAGAGTTCCAAAACTTCATAGTGTGATAGAGCATGTATCATTATATTGTTCATGA
- the LOC141661686 gene encoding small polypeptide DEVIL 4-like: protein MKMMSSSGTSSIRGSKRRIASKGLGGVLRQQRARLYIIRRCVVMLLCWHE from the coding sequence atgAAGATGATGAGCAGCAGTGGCACCAGTAGCATTAGAGGATCCAAGAGAAGGATAGCAAGCAAAGGACTTGGTGGAGTGTTGAGACAACAAAGAGCTAGACTTTACATCATTAGAAGATGTGTAGTCATGCTCCTTTGCTGGCATGAATGA